Genomic window (Rhododendron vialii isolate Sample 1 chromosome 4a, ASM3025357v1):
TAATGTGGAGTTGCACGTTTGATCTCCAGGTCTTTCGCTTTCAACGTCCCAATAGGTTCTTTGTTGCTGTTGTTTGGATCCAGAATTTGACCTAAACCTTATGGAAGGTTCTCTTGCAGATTTTGTTGGTACGATGTTTTCGTCCGACGTCGTCGTATTGGGATGGTGGGTGGACGGCGgggtggtgtggtgtggtgatTAGGGCTATTTTAGGTGAGCTTTTGATGGACACTTCCAAGTTGTATGTGCAGATTATATCGCTTTGTGGCTGGCTTTTAGGGTAGTTTGCATCATAGGATTAATTAGCAAGCAGATTGAATGTCGATTGGGATGCATTTTGTTCGTTATGATGCCTAGTCTTcctatccttttaatctttgtaacgtTACTTCTAGCAATTTTACTGTGATTAATAAAACTttcttcgctgttcaaaaaaaagagtaagTTTTTTGAGTATAATGATAATATTATTACTATATTAGggtaaaaatgtaaaaagtttCGTATGGTGATAATTAGATTAGGGTAAAAGTATAGTTTTATATACAAATACAATTCAGGATGGGGTCAGGATACTTTCACCCCGAACCCGGTCAGATTATAGAATTTTTACCCCGACCCCAACCCTATACCCGAAAATGAGATGGAAAACCCACTCTGTTCAAGGTGGGGCAGATTCAGCTAATGCACAGAAGGGTCACGTGACCCTCCTGAAATTAttagattaatttttttttaaccaaaaatttGGTACCATATATTAACAAACCCAAAATATGACAAGTTCTAAGTTGTGAACTAGCGGTAATGACGTGCGCACTTTCAGTCATTGGTTTGATTCCCTCTAGCgtcctctttttattttctttttattttggaatGCTTAaacgtttgaaaaaaaaaagggaaaatgacggcccaggacatgttttgataattaatacctgctaaggacaaactaagaacatttgttaatgctgaaaatgttattgacgggtattaattattaaaacacattCTTGGTCGTCatttataaaaaacaaaaaaaaaagtaacttctAAACTTGCAGCCAAGGAGTATCAATCAAACCATGCCCATCAATGACATATGAAGTAGCACAACCAATAAACACACAAACACTTTTATACCTAGGTATAATTAATAGAACTAAATATAATAAAGTAGTAtctcattcatttttttctttaatattctCCACTATCTTTTGTCTAAGTAGTTTTATTAACGTTATGTTTGAGATGTGGAGTGACCCCTCTACGTGAAATTTCTAGATCCGTCATTGGATGGGACGGTCCGGCTGTCAAGCCTAGCCacgctctctccctctcacacacacacaacttcTCTCTAGTTTCATTCACTATCTCACCGCTTTAAATCCgttccaaattttgaaattctaaCATGACCGGTAAGTTTTGAGCAATTATCAAGTGAACTTGGGGTCACTTTGCGGTCGGAGTACCTAATAATTAGTGGTGAGGtgttaaaagaactttttgaaagttttaaccttattcaaaaaaatatcgggttcgttagttttgcgccaaatatttatggattattggttcgtttcgacaagatgaattgaaaaattaaaagaaattacttttacccaaatattttggaaaataaccactttttaggaagaaaaaaaaagttggcttttttggcttaaaattgGATATTTCCATAAAtgtttaggtaaaagtaaaaaaaatttacttttttgatttttctcgttgagataaatcaataattcacaggaaaattattcaatagtacTCCCGGTGTATATTCCTTCtccaaaagtttgacgcaaaactaacaaatacgaatttttttttaataagggcAAAACTTTCAAAAAGTGCTAAAAATTAAGCGAAATGAGGtaagtgaatttttttattgctttttcTGAATTATTTTTCGAGTGTtggttttcagaaaaaaaaaaaggtccaaACCTCGGTATGATTGCCAACGAAGCCAAGGGAACCATCGAAGTTTTTGAGCCCCTCTGGAATATTACTTTGGCAGCAACCAATCCCCGTACAATTATTCCCAGCAACCACGTCCGTACCGTTGGAGCATGCGGACAAACATCCAGTACTGAATTCCCGGCCTTGATGCGAACACGAGATGAGAGCGTAGACATTGCAGCCGACAACCGTGAACTTATTCGTCTCCGAAAACGTGTATGGCCAGGCATCCCCCCACCCCATCCCGGCTGGGCTATAATAGGTTTGGTTCCCGGCCTGGTTGTAGCACAGAGCAGCGACGGTGTTTTGAACCCGGACTTCGGTTTGGGAGATTGATAAGACCTGGAGGCTGCCTAGGAAGAGCTTCGGAGGGTCGTACGAAGTGTTGCACGTGAGGTGGAGCCAGGAGCTGATGGAGCAGCCCGAGTCGTTTCCTATGCCGAACGGGTAAGGGACGGTAATGTCTCCGCAGTTGGGTTGGCAGCCGGGCTTGGCGATGAAGAAGCTGGAGTTGCTTACGGCGGTAATGTTGGGGTTTGTGTTCGTCGACCCTAACCCTAATGTGGGTTGTGCTAACAGGAGGAGGTGGAGGCATGAGAGAAacaagaggaggaggagcacATCAACACGGAGATGCATGTTAAAGGATGGACACATGATAGTCGGAAGCGAATGCACTTCAACAACCAAGCGATCGAGCTCGCTCATGTgtctatttctctctcccccGTCAAGTCAATTTATACAAGCGATTGGGGGCACACCCTCCTCCGTGTGTGCATTCGGGGTGGGAGCGTGGGTAGGTTTTTTCGAGGGTGATAATCATTTTTATGGCACGATTTTAAAAACAGGTCACACCTAAAAGCTTCTCTTCATTTATATATCGGAATAGATAGTACATACtagataccaaaaaataattatttaagtACAAGTGGAATGCCATGGATCTCCACAAATTAATggacaagaatattttattttaatgacGAAAGCCCTTACGAATAAAGAAGGGATCCCAAACTCTTCAAGTGGAAAGAGAATGTTaaattgtttgtcaaattaaaACTGACAAAAGATATTTTGATCGAAGTCTTTCTATATCAATTTTTCTGCCTAAGAGGCTAGGGATTCTTAGTGCGTACAATTTGTTTAGagggtaccaaaaaaaacattttctttgaAATGTGTATCTTCAATATAGAATAATACGAGTATTATTCAGCCTGAAAAAACTTCTTAGTTAATTATACTTTTTGAAtcacattttatttaaatttttggacgcaGGGCTCTGCTGTCCATGGGAGGCAGCCGCCCCTACCCACACCCTTCAACCCCTTCAACGGCagcattttgaagaaaaaaaagccCTTATCCTTCCTATTTGTGATCCAATGGAATAGAAacatgattatgagagctttaaagacaaaatttaattatgtctcttaagaataaaatgatcaaaataataagatcttcatactggttcaaacggattgaaaatttgagcacttaatttttttgactgtttatatattaaaaattatggttaaaaaattaagtactctaatttttaatccgtttgaactggtgtaaaaatcttattattctgatcatattattcttaaggatcataattaatttttatctctagatctctcataattaagtatctgctctttatttaggaccaTGTTGGAGCTGATACGTAATTATGAGAGTATGACcgtttaaaataatatgatcaaaataataaaatcattgcacttgttcaaacggattgaaaattggagcacttaatttttttaaactcttataATTGAACacttattctgatcatattattccaaagagacataattaaattttatttataagaCTCTCGTAATcgcgtttctgctccataggattgcaaataaaGAGAGTAAGAGATTTTCCCCCAAAGCATTGCCGTTTTGAGGGTGTGGGCAGGGGCTATTGCCTCCCATGGACAACAGAGCCCCTGCGTCCAATTTTTTCATGCCAAAAGCCTACATTTGCTGACAATTACCCTTGTCTCGGCAATCTGATCTCCATTTGTGTAAAGCGGGCATACATATTGAAGTTTGTTGAGTTCTACTCAGCACAGTAAGattatatgtgtaacaaaagaaaataaattgttCCTATtctgtttgacaaaaaaaaagaaaaagaaaacaaattgttCAAACTTGACTTAGATTTAGTTTCTTTTGAGATTGGTTGGATTGGAATATAATAAGAAAAGCCAGATAGATCTCTTTTTCCAAGTTGTTTAAATGTTCAAGTCGTCTGTCATTTACTCAGCTTAACTTGACTTATCTACACTCCTAATTATTAAGCATATTGAAAAgatcaatatatatttttggcagTGGAGAACTTTCCAACAGATCAACTTGTATTTTCCTATTGTAATAATATAAGTCAATGATGTgacaaagaaaatgaagtaCTACTAAACGTTTCTGATCAATTAACTTGCATTTTTCGTAGATTTTCGATGACAAAGaatcaaaggggaaaaaaagagagagagagagatttacgATGTCCCGATAATTTTTCGGGTATATGCTAGCTCCAATCATCATGCAATAATACCGTCttgaaatggaagaaaatataaatattagTTCAAGTCACTTAATTGATCGTTTGGAATGGGTGGTGAAAATGGCGATTAAGTATTGTCCAGTACTCCAGTGTCCACCAAAGGGCAATGTCATGCAAGGAGTTTTCTGAATATAATCAAGGAGTTAAACAAAATCGTTAAGGAGAAGGATACATTTACACATTGATCATGTGTTTAGACCTTGAActtatcaaggaaaaaaaattaaaaatcaattaatcaa
Coding sequences:
- the LOC131323705 gene encoding wall-associated receptor kinase 2-like, whose translation is MSELDRLVVEVHSLPTIMCPSFNMHLRVDVLLLLLFLSCLHLLLLAQPTLGLGSTNTNPNITAVSNSSFFIAKPGCQPNCGDITVPYPFGIGNDSGCSISSWLHLTCNTSYDPPKLFLGSLQVLSISQTEVRVQNTVAALCYNQAGNQTYYSPAGMGWGDAWPYTFSETNKFTVVGCNVYALISCSHQGREFSTGCLSACSNGTDVVAGNNCTGIGCCQSNIPEGLKNFDGSLGFVGNHTEVLSFDPCMYAFLGEQDSFQFNGTSDFNDPASFINRTLGNVPVVLDFVIGNQTCPEAQNSSASLCQNNASCNNSTNGYGGYLCSCLNGYEGNPYLSPGCTGSVVDPKP